Proteins co-encoded in one Saccharomyces cerevisiae S288C chromosome II, complete sequence genomic window:
- the ECM31 gene encoding 3-methyl-2-oxobutanoate hydroxymethyltransferase (Ketopantoate hydroxymethyltransferase; required for pantothenic acid biosynthesis, converts 2-oxoisovalerate into 2-dehydropantoate): MNIMKRQLCTSSKRFFSTAKNVVKYNTIQDIRNKYFTGTPLSMCTAYDFITATWVNKANCDLLLVGDSLAMTSLGYDSTITLSLNEFKYHVASVCRAEGSSMVVVDMPFGTFESGISDGLKNAIDIMKLDSKVTSVKVEVGSYTKDKYAMKFIEELCSRGIPVMAHIGLTPQKVHSLGGYKVQGSKSLLQMQELYETAMQLQKIGCWSILIECVPHKMAQFITSKLSVPTIGIGAGNGTSGQVLVISDLLGMQGDSVPKFVKQAVNMTDIATQGLKEYIASVEDRTFPERGTHTFKVKEDLWNEFLSSINEK, encoded by the coding sequence ATgaatataatgaaaagaCAATTATGCACCTCCTCTAAGcgatttttttctacaGCAAAAAACGTTGTCAAATATAATACGATTCAGGATATCAGgaacaaatattttactGGTACGCCTTTGTCGATGTGTACTGCGTATGACTTCATTACTGCAACATGGGTTAACAAGGCTAATTGTGATTTACTCTTAGTCGGAGATTCTTTGGCGATGACTTCATTGGGGTACGATAGCACAATTACACTATCCTTGAATGAGTTTAAATATCATGTTGCCTCTGTGTGCAGAGCTGAAGGTTCTTCCATGGTAGTGGTAGACATGCCATTCGGTACGTTTGAATCGGGCATATCTGATGGCTTGAAGAATGCCATAGATATCATGAAATTGGACAGTAAAGTCACCTCAGTCAAAGTTGAAGTCGGTTCTTACACCAAAGACAAATATGCAatgaaatttattgaagaacTGTGCTCCCGGGGTATACCTGTTATGGCTCATATAGGACTAACTCCCCAAAAAGTTCATTCACTTGGAGGTTATAAAGTGCAAGGTAGCAAAAGTCTATTACAAATGCAGGAGCTGTATGAAACCGCCATGCaactacaaaaaattgGCTGTTGGTCTATCCTGATTGAATGTGTCCCCCATAAGATGGCTCAGTTCATAACATCTAAACTCTCAGTACCAACAATAGGTATCGGTGCAGGTAACGGTACCAGTGGACAAGTTCTAGTTATATCTGACCTTCTCGGGATGCAAGGCGATTCTGTCCCAAAATTTGTGAAGCAAGCTGTAAATATGACAGATATTGCCACTCAGGGCTTGAAGGAGTACATTGCAAGTGTAGAGGATAGGACATTTCCTGAGAGAGGTACTCATACTTTCAAAGTTAAGGAGGACTTATGGAATGAATTCCTCTCTTCAATTAACgaaaagtaa